One window of Mycobacteriales bacterium genomic DNA carries:
- the rpmI gene encoding 50S ribosomal protein L35, which produces MPKAKTHSGASKRFRLTGSGKLMRRRANRNHLLEHKPSTRTRRLHNEVTLSKADDAKMRNLLNL; this is translated from the coding sequence ATGCCCAAGGCGAAGACCCACAGCGGGGCGAGCAAGCGCTTCCGCCTCACCGGCAGCGGCAAGCTCATGCGGCGCCGGGCCAACCGCAACCACCTGCTGGAGCACAAGCCGTCCACGCGCACCCGCCGGCTGCACAACGAGGTGACCCTCTCCAAGGCCGACGACGCCAAGATGCGCAACCTGCTCAACCTCTGA
- the rplT gene encoding 50S ribosomal protein L20, producing MARVKRAVNAQKKRREVLEHASGYRGQRSRLYRKAKEQVLHSFGYSYRDRRKRKGEFRQLWIQRINAAARANNMTYNRFVQGLKAAGVEVDRKHLADLAVTDPAAFTALVQVARAALPATETAPAGSPA from the coding sequence GTGGCACGCGTCAAGCGCGCAGTCAACGCCCAGAAGAAGCGTCGCGAGGTCCTCGAGCACGCCAGCGGCTACCGCGGCCAGCGGTCGCGGCTCTACCGCAAGGCCAAGGAGCAGGTCCTCCACTCCTTCGGCTACTCCTACCGTGACCGCCGCAAGCGCAAGGGCGAGTTCCGCCAGCTCTGGATCCAGCGCATCAACGCCGCCGCGCGCGCCAACAACATGACCTACAACCGGTTCGTGCAGGGGCTCAAGGCGGCCGGCGTCGAGGTCGACCGCAAGCACCTCGCCGACCTCGCGGTCACCGACCCGGCGGCGTTCACCGCGCTCGTGCAGGTCGCCCGCGCGGCGCTTCCTGCCACCGAGACCGCCCCGGCGGGCTCGCCCGCCTGA